TTTGTAAGATAAGATATTTTAATGGCATGAAAATTGTTCATGCAATCATTTAACATAttaattttagattttaaatatgCCTGTATAGAACTTTGCACAGGTCAAAATGAAATATCCTTTCATGAAGGATTTACTATTATATTTAATGGCGGCATTCATGTGATTGCAACTCTGAAAAGTATTGCAAATAGAAGTTCTAAAAAAGATAATATGAAAGCAAATACACTTTCTCCAGTCTGTAAAATAcctgttttcctcttcctccagcaAACTGCGATAAGTTGCTATCTCCTGCTCCAACCTCATCTTAGTGTTCAGTAGTATTTCATGCTTTTGAAGCTGTTTCTCAATACCTCTCCTCACTTGCTGTAGCTCCTTCTCTAAACCTTCAATCTCAGCTTTTAAATTCTGCAGTTGCATCTGGTACTGCTGCTCTGAGGCATGCAGACAACTTTCCAAACCTCTTTCCTGGCAAATAAATCCAAAATTAAAGGTCCCAAAAGTAGTTCTAAAAGTTCAGTTCCACATAGTATTTACTAACAATTCAgacaacatatttttaaatttacttttcaaTTTATTTGCTAAATAATCTTTAGGAACTGTAATATAATCCAGCTTTATAACACCTTTGATAAGAAACTTAAACTGGTggctttttgcatttaattttcctGTAAGATCTGTCATCATATAAATTGAATTAGAagatcacacacaaaaattgtagCCTTCTACTATCTGATGAAATCAATCAGTTTTTATGAGTAATTTCACCCAGCTGTCCAGAATGATGTGTTATCTAATAGTCACAGGAATTCACAGTGTTGCAAAGTCATCATCATCAAGTTACAAACCCTGCCTGCAATAGGGAAATTGTTGACAACATCTGTTGTCAGTAGTGAATCTCTCTGAAATAGGGTTAAAAATAGTGTAATTCCTAGGCCTTGTCATCACCAGTGAATTTTAGGAAAAATTCCCATCAGTGCTACCACCACTTTATCTACACCAGTGGGAGTGCTGGTGTACACAAGTCTCTTTTGGTGTGACACTGGAAGCTGCCAGAAACTAATCTACACTAGATCTCCCACCAGAGCAGATGAACTGGTGATAGCAGTGGGAGAAGGATTGTTTTCTAAAGTTCCCTAATGTAGTCAGTCAGAGCAGTAGGATAGATGGACAGAATTGTTTTCAGCAACACTATAGACCTAAagctgtgattcagcaaaacatttaccTACATGCTTAACTTAAAGTATATGATTAATTGTTTTGCTGACTCAGAGCCCTAGTTCCAAAGAATTAAACATGATTTGAATGAATCAGTCAGGCAGGATATTTATTAGGAAATTGATATGGGGATACTGTAGAAGAATTCTTGAAATCCGGGGGTACTGATTGGCAGGAGTAAAAAAGTAAACATAATAGCAGTATATGCAGAATTATAGATTCTGAATCAAAATATGTCATATTCTTAAGCATTGATAACTGACTGGGAGATTTTCTGGCAATTAATGACCAAGAAGAAGAGATAAAGGCCCAAGGCAAAGCCACTATGCATTTCTGTTCTTCCTGTGTTTCCATCATCTGTTGGATGTCATTGATGTGCATATTGAACTGCGGAATATTGCGTGTCAGAAGAAGAAATGGGTTATTTTTTTCAGGAAGTTGATAATATCAATTTTTGACCATGCTTACCACAGCCTGGAGAGATTCAATTTCAATTTGCATATGATGCCATTGTCGCCTGGCTTCActgagctctgctctggctgcctTTAAAGCTTCTTCATCTTTGTCCATTCTTTCATTTGTAGCTTCTTCTAGCTACAGAAAATATAAACAAGATAATagtattacaaataaaaaatattttaaaagaatgaacataaaataaatttagttttgaaaaaaatcttatctACTCTTAAAACGGGTTTTTTTGTGTGGCAACTGAATATATTCAAGGTTGTAATGAAAAGCTAAACTGTCATTATCAGAATATTGTAAACTCTGAGGAACCTCTTGTATTGCAACCTCTACTGGGAAATACTTTGCTGCATCTTTAGTAACTGCTGCATCTCTACGAAAGAGGCTTAAGAAAACAGAATACTTTTTGTCTCTACTATCTTAACATAAATATTCACAGAAACAGACACAACTTGGACATATTCTGTACAAAATCTCAGTTGATTAACAATATCGGGGCCAGATattcactgaaatattttattaataattttgaGACTTGTATTATCTTCGGTGCAGAAAAGTATAGGATAGGGATGGTCAGGCTAACCTATTAGAGAACCTAAACCAGATGTTTAGAACACTCTTCTCCCGCACTTTATAACACTCTTGGATGTAATGCTGACCCAGTATTGGCTTGCCAACTGTATTATGACCAAATCCAGCCCTGTGTAAAATAGGcctagcttcactgaagtcagtgaagttgcaATTCTTATTTCAGGTCTTATTCCACTATTAGATATGTTACATAAATTAGATTGAGAAGCAAATTGACAGTAGCTGTAGTTATGGGGTATATTACATGACTTTAAAATGGTCATGTCAGGTCAGTTTCTTCCATGCACTCTAGTAGGAATAATGCTCAGTACTTACGTAGTGTTTATTACGATAATGATAATTAGGGTTCCTTTCACATTTCTGTGTTTTGCCTGCAAGCATTGGTGACATCACAAGCACCTGAAGCAGAACATTTTCCTTCGCGTACTTTACTGCTTTACCATAGGTTCTTGTTATGACATCAGCTCTTACTGAGGAGAAAAATTCTTGAATTCAGGTCTTGGCAGGAGAGTAAAAGAAGAGCTaatattttgtctttaaaatgttaatgtgtttttaatgttATCTATCCACCGTTACGGTAACAAAAACCATGTAATTCACACTTTGCGCTGAATTCTGTTCTCTACCTGCCGTTTTGTGTCTTAAGTACTGCAACACATCTGAGGCCAGATTTCTCAGTACGctttggctgctttgtgctgccctGGTGCAAAGAAAATGTAAAGTTGGCTTAATAAGATAGTTAAACTgtgtttatggctgctttgcaccTTCAGAGTGGCGCAAAGCAGTCAGAGTGTACTGGGGAATCAGGCCTATGGTGAGTAAATCTCTCAGTATTCAGAATTTCTGCAATATTAAAGTACAACAGGGTGATATAAGACCCAAATTTCAGCGTGGATTTCTTGGCATTTGATGGCTGTAGCCAGATTTGGCACATTATCGTAACATGGTTGTTCTGAAGAGATGAGTTGTGTGTGAATTTATAATAGGGTATTtataacctttaaaaatatgacacAGAGAACAAGTAATATAAACATTGCAGACAAGTATGGCATAGTTTTATGAAAACAATAGAAAATCTGTCCCGAGAAGGTAAAGTTTTCCATAACATATGTGCTCAAAATTGTAAATCCTCTTAATAAATGGCTTCTTTACGTCATCTCTACATGATACTCAAGATGTTTTCCTCCTGAGGGATAACTCTAAATGAGGCTAGAGGGTACCATGTTATTGTATATGTCATCATGTTTTTTTAGTCACAACAATATAACTGTCTTTTATGTACAGACAAACATCCAGATTAATTACAGATCATTCCTTTAGAATGAGTTTCATAACCTAAACATAACATATTTTTTTAGCTTCTAAGTCTAGTCATACTGCAGTAAATTCCAAATCCCTTATCCAGTAATATGCTGCATTGAAAAGGAAATACTGTACCTCAAAGAGGTTGAGGCTGAATTTGGTAGACATAGATTGTCTCCTTATTCTCATTACCTGGGTTCTTGTTGAGAGGACGGTCTCTATCTGATTTCTGGTGATGAGCATTTCATAGTTTGCCCTGATCTCATTGAGGAGCAGGGACAGTTCCATTCTGCTCCCATCCTCCACCTTGACTAACGGAACCTTATTGATAGGATGAGCCAGCTGCTGCAGAGCCTACACTGCCTGCAGTgaaagaagagagagggagagaaaatacAGCAGAATTTTAAAGATGCAGAGCTCCTTTTTGTAGGAGCATTGAAAAATCATCTGCTTTTAATCGGTTTTGAAGatcatgtttaaaaatacaaatatctcTCAATTCTGCAGTGATTGAAAAGGTAAGACCCAGATAATGTGATGAAATGAACACAAGTAGTATCTTTGTGTGTTTATTACATTGTAAAGCCAGCCCCTTACCCAAGAAACTAGAGTCTGAAAGATATAATATGGATAATAAGGGCAAAATTATAGCTGTCCAGTATGAATTTGAAAGACCAGAGAGGGGGCACAGTACACTTTCCTGGCAATACACTCTTGCATGTGGCAATCATAATTTGGTTGGCTGTACTCCTGGAATGCAAAGGTGGGACGGAAGCCAGCATTAACAACAGTCAGAAAGTCTAGTGTTctactgggtgactgggcaactaaatggcagatgaaattcaatgctgataaatgcaaagtaatgcacattggaaaacataatcccaagtagacatacaaaattatgtggcctaaattagctgttactactcaagagagatttttgagtcattgtggatagttctctgaaaccatctGCGCAATGTGCAGCGtctgtcaaaaaagctaacagaatgttaggaaccgttagaaaagggatagataataagatagtaaAGATCAGAATGctgttatataaatccatggtacacctacacCATGCAGTTCTGTTTGCCCCATTttagaaaagatatattaaagtGTAGAGGCATGTAACAgcctccatatgaggagagattaaaaagactgggactattcagcttggaaaagagacaactggggAGGCtatcatagaggtctataaaatcatgaatagtatatagaaagtgaataaagaagtcaCAGAGCCTCGAACTGGCAGGTGCTGGAGCTGGACAATGGGAagaatcacttgataattgccctgttctgttcatttccttggAAACATCTGGCATTACCCACTATcaaaagacaagatactggggtagatgaaccattggtctgacccaatatgactgTTGTTATGTTAGAAATTTTAAATACCTACATAGATTTACAGTGTACAGTAGTACAATTAGGACAGCTAACTTATGCTTTTGGTGATAATATCTATTTGATATTTTCCAGTTAATTTTTGGTGTGAATATTTAGATAAAACTAATACTATACATCTTCATTTATCTAGTTATTTCTGCTTAATTAGATAACATTGATATATAATTTGCTGAAATCTACTTGTGAAAAAAAGTTCTTTTAGAAACACTGCAGTGTAATTTAGTCCAAAAAATGTTTCTATCAAAATCTAAATCTGTATGTAGAAGTCATTATTCTATGCCAGTTTTATCTACTGTTAGCATAACTGTATCTTATTTTTTATTGGGGTCAagaaaacaccataatagagttTCAGACTAAATGTAAACTCCAAATCAAAAAAGACAGTAGGAGAACCAAAAGAATGTCACCATAGCTAAATAGCAGAGTAACTGAGGCTGTTAGaggtaaaaaggcatcctttaaaatttggaagttaaattctagtgAGTAAAATAGGAAGCAGCAAAACTCTGGCAAATAaattgtaaaagtataataaggcagcTCAAGAAATGATTTGTTAAGCAACTTGATAAAGAtggaaaaagcaattaaaaaaaaaaaagtaaatcagaagcagaaagcctgccaatTGGGCAGTGGGGCCAATAGACAACAAAAGTATTAGAGGAGCACTCAGAGAAGACAAGGCCAtcgcagagaagctaaattaattctttgcattaatCTTCACTACAGAGGATGTGGGGGCGATAGCCACATCAGAACTATCCtttttgggtgacaaatctgaaataTTGTCTCAAATTGAAGTTTTAGAATGAATTGttaaaacagtaataagtcactaggaccagatggtatttactcaaaagttctgaaggaactaaaatatgaaattgcagaactactaactgtagtaacCTATTACTGAAATCTGTCTCTATATCAGATGACTGCAAGGTAGCTAAtattgctaatttttaaaaagggctctaaagGAGATCCTGGTGATTACAGGCTGATGAGCCTAAATATAGACTGTAAGActaaaggtaaaattttcaaaaatgtctaagtTACATAGGAgactaagtcctattttcaaaatggatttagGCACCTTAGTCTCATTGAAATCTGGTACTTCTCAGGGCCAGATCTTTTAAGGTATCTAGGTTCCTAAggatgcagataggtacctaatggaattttcaaaagcacccatgtGCGTAACTgttattgatttaaataaatgtttctagGCTCTGAAAGTTTAACTCTGTTATTGTTTCTCATTGTAAAAAGTCATGATTCAGTCTACCTATATGAATGTTTGGGTTATAGTCTgtgtaataataattagtaattaaTTGCTAACAGCTTTTGTATATCACATATAAAACATAGGGCGGTAAAACCACAGTTTATTTAGGAAGTCTTCCGTGTTGAACAAGGGAGGattttcaaagttaaaaataatCAGGGCTAATGCAAAAATAATGTGCAACAGTTAAAAAATTTATTGAAAAACAGCAGTAAATAGAATGTACTTTTTAGCACCCATAAAAGACTACAGCTCAGTGAAGTGAGAAGAGAAAGCAGATACTAGAACCCTTATTTTTAAGATGGGAAACTCTTAAGCCActtaaaattctacatttgtccAGAACACTTCTTTGTTTTTGGATCTGTCTATAGGTACATATAAGAGGATCCTCTGTTCCATTTTCATGTTGCTTATTTAGTTGGCCTTTCTTCAACTGACTGGACTTTTGATGAGATTATTTTGCCATCCACCAGCTCTTCAACAATTGTCTTGACCACTCTAGTTTTAGATGGTTCTAAAGATAAAATATTAATAGTATTATCCATTCAAGatattaaaataaagaatcaaataaagtaaaaagttATGGTCCAGTTAAATAAACATAGGACAGTATGCCTTATGACAGTATAAACTTTCATggcaaaaattatatatatataagatcGTTGTCAATTTGCTGAAATGCATAGTGCAGCAGAACGTTACCTCAAACATGAAAAAGAGGTTGAAATCGTAACTTTGATAGATAGTGATGTAAATTAAAATTTTTGaggctttttttctttataatgaaTTACTAATTTTATTTCACCATTTCAGGCTCAATCCTCTGGGTTGCTTTATGTCTCctctgacctcagtgggagttgaaggttCCTAGCACTTCACAGGAAGTGCTTAGCACTTTGTAGGATTAAAGCCTTATATAGTATAAAGAATTGGGGCCTGATTCAGTGCCCAGTGAGGACAATGggaaactttccattgacttcagtggggattgGATCAGGTCTTCAATAAGTAATtacttaaacaaatattttgttacCAAGATCTGAAGAGTTCTTTACTGGCAGAGGTAATgctgtttgattttaaaaagtgcagtcCTACATCCTTGTAGTTCAAAGACAcacttgaaaataaaaacagtaacttattttaagtatcagggggtagccgtgttagtctgtatctacaaaaacaacaaagagtctggtggcaccttaaagactaacagatttatttgggcataagctttcgtgagtaaaaacctcacttcttcggatgcaactttttttttttttactcacgaaagcttatgcccaaataaatctgttagtctttaaggtgccaccagactctttgttgttaacTTATTTTAATTACCTTTGATTTGAACTCTTGATTCTTGATATTCATAACCACCAGATCTAAAGCcgctgttaaaaataataaataatcattagTTATCTTACAGTACTGTTGGAATTCTaagaaaatataattattttgagAGTCGATGAGAATACTGGATTTAAAAGCAAGTTTATTGCTATCTTTCCAGAAACAGCAAGGCAGGCAATCAGTTTTGTAAGTGATTGGAACTGCTATGTACCATATACATCTGAATGCATTTTTTTGATGCCAAACAAAAAGGTGAATAATTGATTCCACCAAAATGCTTTACAGgataaagattaaataaaatcgttTATCAAATACAGATGTAAGATCAAACTGCTCTTTTATCCTTGATCGATCAAATGAAAATTTTTCTGTGGTGGATATTCTGTTAACTGGAGTCATTTTCAGGTATTTGCAGCTGCACATAATGTACAGTTCTATAATATTTGCAGCTGCTGAGACAGAACAGAGAACTGATACAGCAATTTATTTTCAGTACACTTAGGTCTGTTTCAGTGAGCATTGCAAGGCTCTGACTGACTTCAAAGTGTGTTGAATTAGGTCCTTGCATCCCACAACAGAgccttacaaatatttttatttctgaagaaCATTTAATGAAATGTGCTACTAAGAAAGAAATATCCTTCTTAGTAAATATTATTTAGACAAAATACATACAGAGTCCAAAACTTTTAATCTCTCAATGACTTCAAATCACATTGAAGAGCACCCTGACTCATCACATTGCAGGTCAGATTTATAGTGTAATTGAGAATAAAAAATCCTCCTCTTGAAAAAGAGGAGGCTTTCTATGGGTCCTGTTTGAAATGTGGGCTCAGTCCTGCATGGTGTTCAGCTCTCATGCAAGGTTATGAAGGCcctcagcttccactgaagtcagtggaattacaggtAGTTAAGCACTTAACTGGAATGATCTGCACCTTACAGGATTTATCCCTATACGCACAGAACATGGAATAAACTATATTGATGTTTATTTCTTATGTCTAGTGttctgtttttcaaaataaattcatCTAACTGAAATAAGTTTTTTCTTCAGGCTGTTTGCTTACCCTCCTCCATTGAGCAGTCGCCTATAGGTCTCAATCTCCATCTCTAGACGTGTCTTGATGCCCAGGAGCTGTTCATATTCTGCATTCTGGCATTCCATTTCAGATCTGATCTGCTTTAATTGTTCCTCCAGATTGCTAATCTGAAGCTGTATTTGTGAAAGCTGACAACTGTAGTTTCCTTCAATTTCTGCCAAGGTGCCTTCAAGGGAGCATTTCTGTCAGTGCATAACAATGGCATGTTACTGATTAAGCTGAAATGCTTGATTACAGACAAGGAAAAAGTTCTTTAACAGTGAAAATAATTTATACCAGACAAgtagaaaaaattattttccGAGTCATAACACTTACATCGAACgaacattacatttttttctctatCAGTTTTCAATACCACTAGTTTTTATGTTGAAAATTATTCTCTGGAataatttttcctttctcttctctctttctcactATAGTTTTCTAGTTTTATATTACTAGTTTTATAGTGTTTTATTGCTATATACACCACTTCTTCTGTAACACTTTTCTCAAACAATGCAAAGTAAAATCTATTAAATTAATTGGATATGCATGTAAAACAATTGTACTTGTATGTTAAACTtatgaaaacaaatgaaaggtCAAAGTGGGAATATAAGAATTTAATTTGTTTGGTGCATGATTATTTGCTATAGAGGTGTTTGAAAGGAATTCATATTTGTTCTTATTGGCGAGATGTTGGAGATAAGTAGTTTGGCTATTGGCTGCTCTTCTGAAGAAATCCATAAGAGCCTTTCGATGTAGTCTTTTCACAGATCAGAATGAATGAAAAATATAGTCACTGATAGAACATGATAAAACAACTTGATGCCAAAATGCTGGATGGCATTAATTTTAATACcctgttgttttttatttacattaatgGTTTATCAtatgtaaatattaaaatactgaATAGGCCACCAGGGGATTATTGAATATTCAGCATTCCCCAAACACATATTCAGTCATTTTACAGTTACTTAAAAGGCAGTGGGCCATATTCCATACTGGAttcttgccaaaaaaaaagttccattgaAAGTGGATAAACTGGCATGTGTGTAATGAAGGTGGAATATTGCTGGAATGCCTCTTTCGAAGCCATGTCTATTACAAAACTTTATAAAGTGTTTTTGAGACTGTTCAAAACAAATCTGTTTATTTTGATTATTCTTTCTAACTAGTCAAACTCACCATTCTTCATTCTCTATAGTATTTAATTTAGAATTACAGTTGTTTCTTTGGGCTTAGACTAAGGAGAGCTATCAAAACACATGTCTATATTAGAAACAATTATATAGTAAATGCAAATATGCCCTTACATAATGCTGAACTAGTGGATAAAGCTATTATGCATActgtaaatgtttttaataagAATTTTGAATTATAAAGGCTACCTTAAGTGGCAGCTATTACAGACCTTGGCCAGAAGGGATTGTAGCTCAATGTCCAGAGTTTGGAGAGTACGTTTGATCTCAGTTATTTCATGCCTGGCTGAGTCTGCTGCACCAGCATCATCAGAGATTTGTTGCTGCAGCTGTTGACTCTGGGGAAAAGTCATAATACAATATAGTGAATAAAGTGTGATAAAACAAATCTTTGGATTTGAATATGCTTTCAGATAATTTATCAATCATATTTTTACCATTTTATTAAATTGTTCTTCGGCCTCCTTACGATTTTGCTCAGCAAGGTATTCATACTGAGCTCTCATTTCATTAAGAAGCTTTGTTAGATCAACTCCTGGAGTAGCATTAATTTCTACATTCACTTCACCCGTAGAGCCATGCTGGAAGCTTTTCATTTCCTGGTTAAATGAAGGACAAGgagatttaaaattttaaatatattgcaaTTGCAGAAGcagggaaaaattaaataactgaaatcactAAGTGTCAAAATCTGAATGTTTTGAAATAGTAAATTGCCCATAAATCATTTCACTtttaaatggaaagactctcattgacttcagtgggagttggactggGACCTATATTTGCAAAAGGAAGGCAAAGATCTTACTCCCTCATGGTTCTTCTTAAGATACACTAGCTCCTCAGTCAGGCTTTCAAGCTGTGCTTCCAGGTTGGATCTTGTCATAGTCAGGTCATCTAGGACTCTGCGCAGACCATTAATGTCAGCTTCAATACTTTGGTGAAGGAACAGCTCATTTTCATACCTTTAAAGTGTTAGGAGAATTTTGAGAATATAATCagatcagaaagaaagaaaaattaatttttccttgcaagaaaaatatttgttattaatAAAACAGAATGTCATTAGAGAAGATGCGagaataatgcatttttattatctgtttattttatattcttttttttgTGATTTGGCAAACGTTTTAAtagttcttaaaattaaaaatatagctCTATTACATATTATAGttataaaattgattttaatattGTTAATATTTTTGGAATAGTACTTCATATTTCTTTTAATACGTTTGTAAGCAGAAAACAATGGTGAgttctgctttaaaaacaaatgtcgTGAGGTAGCCCAAGTTGTTACTACCCCATCATTACTAACTGTGGTTTTCACGGAACTCACTTAAGTCTGAAGTCATCAACAGCAAGCTTTGCGTTGTCAATCTGCAAGACTAATTTGGCATTGTCAATAGTTGCAGAGATGATCTGGATAAATAGAAATATAGATAAGGAAAGAGGCAATATTTGTCTGACTACTATGAAAATATCCTTTGCATTTAATTTTGAGGCAGCACTGGGCAAATTTAGAGGCtaaaatgaaaaatgcaga
This DNA window, taken from Trachemys scripta elegans isolate TJP31775 chromosome 23, CAS_Tse_1.0, whole genome shotgun sequence, encodes the following:
- the KRT222 gene encoding keratin-like protein KRT222 isoform X3 — its product is MSPMLAGKTQKCERNPNYHYRNKHYLEEATNERMDKDEEALKAARAELSEARRQWHHMQIEIESLQAVERGLESCLHASEQQYQMQLQNLKAEIEGLEKELQQVRRGIEKQLQKHEILLNTKMRLEQEIATYRSLLEEEENRFHFSTHDRKDDRKPTTSKIAFIPPSTGAIKKHEDEKVEKLTKQAILDGNIVKESAEAHGTIQTEKVDEVIKEWEGSFFKDNPHLRKKSVSLRFDLHLAATDDGCLQTKQNNLPDIEVRLVMRRSCSIPSIKP
- the KRT24 gene encoding keratin, type I cytoskeletal 24 isoform X2, which codes for MSLCIASGSRKVSSFGGGGGSVRVSRIGGSFGSGSVCGLAGGSGVGLGSGLGGGAGGSFGGGFSGGFGNVSVGGGYGDGYCRSSFGGLGSGYGGGFSGGFGGADGSLLSGGEKGTMQNLNDRLAKYLDKVRALEEANADLEHKIRQWYEKHDPAAAGLRYDYSKYYQIIEDLKNQIISATIDNAKLVLQIDNAKLAVDDFRLKYENELFLHQSIEADINGLRRVLDDLTMTRSNLEAQLESLTEELVYLKKNHEGEMKSFQHGSTGEVNVEINATPGVDLTKLLNEMRAQYEYLAEQNRKEAEEQFNKMSQQLQQQISDDAGAADSARHEITEIKRTLQTLDIELQSLLAKKCSLEGTLAEIEGNYSCQLSQIQLQISNLEEQLKQIRSEMECQNAEYEQLLGIKTRLEMEIETYRRLLNGGGGFRSGGYEYQESRVQIKEPSKTRVVKTIVEELVDGKIISSKVQSVEERPTK
- the KRT222 gene encoding keratin-like protein KRT222 isoform X2; its protein translation is MELSLLLNEIRANYEMLITRNQIETVLSTRTQVMRIRRQSMSTKFSLNLFELEEATNERMDKDEEALKAARAELSEARRQWHHMQIEIESLQAVERGLESCLHASEQQYQMQLQNLKAEIEGLEKELQQVRRGIEKQLQKHEILLNTKMRLEQEIATYRSLLEEEENRFHFSTHDRKDDRKPTTSKIAFIPPSTGAIKKHEDEKVEKLTKQAILDGNIVKESAEAHGTIQTEKVDEVIKEWEGSFFKDNPHLRKKSVSLRFDLHLAATDDGCLQTKQNNLPDIEVRLVMRRSCSIPSIKP
- the KRT222 gene encoding keratin-like protein KRT222 isoform X4; this translates as MELSLLLNEIRANYEMLITRNQIETVLSTRTQLEEATNERMDKDEEALKAARAELSEARRQWHHMQIEIESLQAVERGLESCLHASEQQYQMQLQNLKAEIEGLEKELQQVRRGIEKQLQKHEILLNTKMRLEQEIATYRSLLEEEENRFHFSTHDRKDDRKPTTSKIAFIPPSSDIFAFSFTAGAIKKHEDEKVEKLTKQAILDGNIVKESAEAHGTIQTEKVDEVIKEWEGSFFKDNPHLRKKSVSLRFDLHLAATDDGCLQTKQNNLPDIEVRLVMRRSCSIPSIKP
- the KRT24 gene encoding keratin, type I cytoskeletal 24 isoform X1, which translates into the protein MSLCIASGSRKVSSFGGGGGSVRVSRIGGSFGSGSVCGLAGGSGVGLGSGLGGGAGGSFGGGFSGGFGNVSVGGGYGDGYCRSSFGGLGSGYGGGFSGGFGGADGSLLSGGEKGTMQNLNDRLAKYLDKVRALEEANADLEHKIRQWYEKHDPAAAGLRYDYSKYYQIIEDLKNQIISATIDNAKLVLQIDNAKLAVDDFRLKYENELFLHQSIEADINGLRRVLDDLTMTRSNLEAQLESLTEELVYLKKNHEGEMKSFQHGSTGEVNVEINATPGVDLTKLLNEMRAQYEYLAEQNRKEAEEQFNKMSQQLQQQISDDAGAADSARHEITEIKRTLQTLDIELQSLLAKKCSLEGTLAEIEGNYSCQLSQIQLQISNLEEQLKQIRSEMECQNAEYEQLLGIKTRLEMEIETYRRLLNGGGGFRSGGYEYQESRVQIKALPLPVKNSSDLGKDNTINILSLEPSKTRVVKTIVEELVDGKIISSKVQSVEERPTK
- the KRT222 gene encoding keratin-like protein KRT222 isoform X1; its protein translation is MELSLLLNEIRANYEMLITRNQIETVLSTRTQLEEATNERMDKDEEALKAARAELSEARRQWHHMQIEIESLQAVERGLESCLHASEQQYQMQLQNLKAEIEGLEKELQQVRRGIEKQLQKHEILLNTKMRLEQEIATYRSLLEEEENRFHFSTHDRKDDRKPTTSKIAFIPPSTGAIKKHEDEKVEKLTKQAILDGNIVKESAEAHGTIQTEKVDEVIKEWEGSFFKDNPHLRKKSVSLRFDLHLAATDDGCLQTKQNNLPDIEVRLVMRRSCSIPSIKP